GCGAGTTCGCACGCGCGGTAGCTGTGCCCGCGCGCACTCTTGATGGTGATCGCCTTCTCGGTGAGCAGCTTGATCGGAAAGTCGGGGAAGGCCGCGAGTTCGCCCTGGATCAACAGCGTTCCCTCACGGCGCTTGAGCACGTCGATGCCGAGCAGCACGGGTCCCACACCGGCCCGGGACGTGCAGTCGAGCACGAAGTCGACTCCGCGGCCGCCCGTGTGGTCCATTACCTGCTCGTAGGCGTTGCCCTGATCGATGTCGATCACCGCGTCGGCGCCGAGGTCACGCGCGAGGTCGAGGCGGGCACGGTCCCTGCCCGTTCCGCTGATGAGGATCTTCGAGGCACCGGCCTGCTTACAGGCCACCACCTGCGAGAGTCCCTGCTGACCGGGACCCTGGATCAGCACCGTGTCGGAGTAACCGACCCCGGCCGCGAGCAACGCCCACTCGATACCGTTCGACAGCGGGGTCACCAGACCGGCCAGTTCGGCGCTCACCCCGTCGGGAACCTTGTGCAGCACCGCGTTCCACGGCAGGTACATGTATTGCGAGAACCCGCCCCACAGCGTGCCGAAACGCTCCGAGGAGGTGTACCCGTAGCGGCGGGCGTCGGCGTTGGTG
This region of Mycolicibacterium goodii genomic DNA includes:
- a CDS encoding zinc-dependent alcohol dehydrogenase gives rise to the protein MGEHVLAAVRTAPRTTELRELPMPELADDAALLRVEVAGICGTDVKMYANPPFDDPVIMGHENVGTIAAAGPKFKQLHGVTEGDRVFVEHYVGCYNCEWCRIGEYRHCEATDWRTNADARRYGYTSSERFGTLWGGFSQYMYLPWNAVLHKVPDGVSAELAGLVTPLSNGIEWALLAAGVGYSDTVLIQGPGQQGLSQVVACKQAGASKILISGTGRDRARLDLARDLGADAVIDIDQGNAYEQVMDHTGGRGVDFVLDCTSRAGVGPVLLGIDVLKRREGTLLIQGELAAFPDFPIKLLTEKAITIKSARGHSYRACELALQQLASGRFPLERLSTHRFGLDQVDHAIRALAGETEDTGVIHISLMPWLGRDS